A single Vigna radiata var. radiata cultivar VC1973A chromosome 8, Vradiata_ver6, whole genome shotgun sequence DNA region contains:
- the LOC106770213 gene encoding uncharacterized protein LOC106770213, with protein sequence MITVSRSSKQPQFMPIQRSVDSEETFQKVVKSNVFYVGQREEREACEMITRSGKVLEERRVEKESVEKKSEQEEDRAREKDMINKKIEGDKREEVEKLREKEYVKPFPYPKRYSRKEKEKQFERFMEIFRKKIRGLELKPMKMTLQLADRSLKYPYGVAEDIARILIDVENGKLKVIVQDEEKQNFERIDPKEKVKESKLELKELPLHLKYVFLEANGGKPVIISKALSPKEEEKLVEVLNVNKGAIGWSIADLKGISPTYCMHMILMESDYRPVAQPQRRLNPVMKEVVRKEVLKLLKAGIIYPISDSKWVSPVQVVLKKGGMTVIHNEKNELIPTRTVTGWRMCKDYRKLNTATRKDHFPLPFMDQMLERLVGQAYYCFLDGYFGYNQIVVDPEDQEKIAFTCPFGIFAYSKMPFGLCNAPATFQRCMQAIFVEFMEKSIEVFMDDFSVFGDPFQRCLTNLDAVLKRCIQTNLVLNWEKCHFMVTEGIVLGHKISSKGIEVNKAKVEVIEKLPPPSNVKEIRSFLGHAGFYRRFIKDFSKIGKPLSNLLVKDTPFEMFASF encoded by the exons ACTTTTCAAAAAGTCGTGAAGAGTAATGTGTTCTATGTTGGTCAAAGGGAGGAAAGAGAGGCATGTGAAATGATTACCAGAAGTGGGAAAGTATTAGAGGAGAGAAGagtagaaaaagagagtgttgaaAAAAAGAGTGAGCAAGAGGAAGATAGGGCGAGAGAAAAAgacatgataaataaaaaaattgagggtGATAAGagagaagaagttgaaaaattgagagaaaaggaGTATGTTAAACCTTTTCCTTATCCAAAGAGATACTCaagaaaggagaaggaaaaacagTTTGAGCGCTTCATGGAGATTTTTAGGaa AAAGATTAGAGGATTAGAACTGAAGCCAATGAAAATGACTCTTCAATTAGCAGATAGATCCCTTAAATACCCATATGGAGTGGCCGAAGAT atAGCTAggattttaattgatgtggagaatggTAAGCTAAAGGTCATAGTACAGGATGAAGAG aaacaaaattttgaaagaattgaTCCCAAAGAGAAGGTAAAAGAAAGTAAGCTTGAACTAAAGGAACTACCACTACATTTGAAGTACGTATTTTTGGAAGCTAATGGAGGGAAACCAGTCATTATTAGTAAGGCGTTAtctccaaaagaagaagaaaagttggtggAAGTCCTAAATGTAAATAAGGGTGCTATAGGCTGGTCAATTGCAGATCTTAAGGGAATAAGCCCTACATATTGTATGCACATGATCCTTATGGAGAGTGATTATAGACCAGTGgctcaaccacaaagaagaTTAAATCCAGTTATGAAAGAAGTCGTGAGGAAGGAGGTGTTGAAGTTACTAAAAGCAGGAATTATATACCCAATATCTGAtagtaaatgggtaagtccagttcaagtggtactgaagaaaggaggaatgacagtgattcataatgaaaaaaatgaattaattcctaCACGAACAGTTACTGGGTGGCGGATGTGTAAAGATTACAGAAAGTTGAATACAGCTACCAGAAAGgatcattttcccttaccttttatggaccagATGCTTGAAAGATTAGTTGGACAAGCATActattgcttccttgatggttattttggatataatcaaattgtggtagatccagaagatcaagaaaaaatagcttttacatgtccttttggtatatttgcctatagcaaaatgccatttggattatgtaatgcaccTGCTACCtttcaaaggtgtatgcaagcCATCTTTGTAGaatttatggagaaaagcatagaagtcttcatggatgatttttcggTATTTGGAGATCCTTTTCAGAGATGTTTAACCAATTTAGATGCAGTTCTTAAAAGGTGtattcaaacaaatcttgttttgaattgggaaaaatgccattttatggTCACTGAAGGAATTGTGTTGGGACACAAAATTTCGTCTAAGGGGATTGAAGTCAACAAAGCCAAAGTGGAGGTTATTGAAAAgcttccaccaccatcaaatGTGAAAGAAATCCGAAGTTTCTTAGGCCATGCTGGTTTCTATCGGAGATTTATTAAGGACTTTTCAAAGATTGGTAAGCCATTGAGTAATCTGCTAGTTAAGGATACACCATTTGAGATGTTTGCGagcttttga